CGATCGGCCATCGCGCGCTGCTGCACGGCTGCACTATCGGCGACAATACGCTGATTGGTATGGGGGCGATCGTGCTGAACGGCGCCCGCATCGGCAACAATTGCCTCGTCGGCGCCGGGGCGCTGGTGACGGAAGGCAAGGAGTTCCCCGACGGCTCGTTGATCGTGGGATCGCCGGCGAAGGTCGTGCGCCAGCTGGACGAGGCGGCGATCGAGCGCCTGCGTCAGTCTGCGAGGCACTACGTGGCGAACGCGCGCCGGTTCAGGGCCGGATTGACGACCGTTGCGTAGCCTGTCGGCGGCGTCAGCCGCCGACA
This portion of the Mesorhizobium shangrilense genome encodes:
- a CDS encoding gamma carbonic anhydrase family protein, whose translation is MPIYALDGVRPTFDDENVWIAPDASIIGNVLLGRDVGIWFGAALRGDSEPIRIGDDTNVQEHTIMHTDPGLPLTIGKGCTIGHRALLHGCTIGDNTLIGMGAIVLNGARIGNNCLVGAGALVTEGKEFPDGSLIVGSPAKVVRQLDEAAIERLRQSARHYVANARRFRAGLTTVA